The following coding sequences lie in one Arachis ipaensis cultivar K30076 chromosome B03, Araip1.1, whole genome shotgun sequence genomic window:
- the LOC107634711 gene encoding LEAF RUST 10 DISEASE-RESISTANCE LOCUS RECEPTOR-LIKE PROTEIN KINASE-like 1.5 isoform X1 has translation MSPVLLLFSIHILLVQKGSSATPTCQTTCGTIPIRYPFGTAYGCGHPAFSKHMKCNLGTLEYYSSTRTTTSNNNAYTVSSIDYASSTVIIIDPLMSNCTEMQNSGSFTLGDDTPFTLAKENIFVLLGCSTTSPMFDSREDFCDTGSGSRVCRGMYSCRGVTGIGLPQNAPISTCCVYDYPTGIGLGYSLDLPKLQCSSYASVYEFGDEGDPMKWKFGVSLNYNDSYNYSDACKDCEASGGFCGFASLDESFSCVCNNGVNTTTNCFGQGNALSGTRGLKIQTVLTIGECIWNNLHTPYNYRCMGICTLLNYLVFTEVINWCGWMMFLQDL, from the exons ATGTCACCAGTTCTTCTCCTATTCAGCATTCATATATTGTTGGTTCAGAAGGGCTCTTCTGCAACACCAACATGCCAAACCACATGTGGCACAATACCAATAAGATACCCTTTTGGCACTGCCTATGGTTGTGGCCACCCTGCATTCTCTAAGCACATGAAATGCAATCTTGGAACTCTTGAATACTACTCATCAACAAGAACCACCACCAGCAATAATAATGCCTACACAGTTTCCTCAATAGACTATGCAAGTAGCACAGTTATAATCATAGACCCTTTGATGTCAAATTGCACTGAGATGCAAAACTCTGGTAGCTTTACCTTAGGTGATGACACACCATTCACATTGGCCAAGGAGAACATCTTTGTCCTCCTTGGCTGCTCCACCACCTCTCCAATGTTCGATTCGAGGGAAGACTTCTGCGACACAGGATCCGGCTCCCGGGTTTGTAGAGGGATGTATTCATGCAGAGGAGTGACAGGGATTGGGCTGCCACAGAATGCACCAATATCAACATGTTGTGTATATGACTACCCTACTGGAATTGGGTTGGGATACAGTTTGGACCTTCCAAAGCTTCAATGCTCTTCTTATGCTTCTGTTTATGAGTTTGGAGATGAAGGGGACCCCATGAAGTGGAAGTTTGGGGTATCATTGAATTATAATGATTCTTATAATTATAGTGATGCCTGTAAAGATTGTGAAGCAAGTGGAGGCTTTTGTGGGTTTGCTAGTTTGGATGAATCATTCTCTTGTGTTTGCAACAATGGTGTTAACACCACCACCAATTGTTTTGGACAAG GAAATGCTTTAAGTGGGACAAGGGGACTGAAAATTCAAACCGTGTTGACTATTGGAG AATGTATATGGAATAATTTGCATACACCATATAACTATAGATGTATGGGAATATGCACTCTTCTTAATTATCTTGTGTTCACTGAAGTTATTAATTGGTGTGGCTGGATGATGTTTCTGCAGGACTTGTAA
- the LOC107634711 gene encoding LEAF RUST 10 DISEASE-RESISTANCE LOCUS RECEPTOR-LIKE PROTEIN KINASE-like 1.5 isoform X2 encodes MSPVLLLFSIHILLVQKGSSATPTCQTTCGTIPIRYPFGTAYGCGHPAFSKHMKCNLGTLEYYSSTRTTTSNNNAYTVSSIDYASSTVIIIDPLMSNCTEMQNSGSFTLGDDTPFTLAKENIFVLLGCSTTSPMFDSREDFCDTGSGSRVCRGMYSCRGVTGIGLPQNAPISTCCVYDYPTGIGLGYSLDLPKLQCSSYASVYEFGDEGDPMKWKFGVSLNYNDSYNYSDACKDCEASGGFCGFASLDESFSCVCNNGVNTTTNCFGQGNALSGTRGLKIQTVLTIGGLVMSWMFLLIQCR; translated from the exons ATGTCACCAGTTCTTCTCCTATTCAGCATTCATATATTGTTGGTTCAGAAGGGCTCTTCTGCAACACCAACATGCCAAACCACATGTGGCACAATACCAATAAGATACCCTTTTGGCACTGCCTATGGTTGTGGCCACCCTGCATTCTCTAAGCACATGAAATGCAATCTTGGAACTCTTGAATACTACTCATCAACAAGAACCACCACCAGCAATAATAATGCCTACACAGTTTCCTCAATAGACTATGCAAGTAGCACAGTTATAATCATAGACCCTTTGATGTCAAATTGCACTGAGATGCAAAACTCTGGTAGCTTTACCTTAGGTGATGACACACCATTCACATTGGCCAAGGAGAACATCTTTGTCCTCCTTGGCTGCTCCACCACCTCTCCAATGTTCGATTCGAGGGAAGACTTCTGCGACACAGGATCCGGCTCCCGGGTTTGTAGAGGGATGTATTCATGCAGAGGAGTGACAGGGATTGGGCTGCCACAGAATGCACCAATATCAACATGTTGTGTATATGACTACCCTACTGGAATTGGGTTGGGATACAGTTTGGACCTTCCAAAGCTTCAATGCTCTTCTTATGCTTCTGTTTATGAGTTTGGAGATGAAGGGGACCCCATGAAGTGGAAGTTTGGGGTATCATTGAATTATAATGATTCTTATAATTATAGTGATGCCTGTAAAGATTGTGAAGCAAGTGGAGGCTTTTGTGGGTTTGCTAGTTTGGATGAATCATTCTCTTGTGTTTGCAACAATGGTGTTAACACCACCACCAATTGTTTTGGACAAG GAAATGCTTTAAGTGGGACAAGGGGACTGAAAATTCAAACCGTGTTGACTATTGGAG GACTTGTAATGTCTTGGATGTTTTTACTCATCCAATGCAGATAG
- the LOC107631437 gene encoding probable inactive purple acid phosphatase 1 yields MMMEEPRMVFMCLLILATFQQVVVSDEHQPLSKVAIHNIISELDQNAYVKANPNVLGLKGQNTEWVTLQYYNPKPTMDDWIGVFSPANFSASTCPAENQFTSPPLFCSSAPIKYQYANFSSPNYKKSGKGYLKLQLINQRSDFSFALFTGGLTNPKLVTVSNKVSFSNPNAPVYPRLAQGKTWDEMTVTWTSGYGINEAEAFVEWGPKGGKFIQSPAGTLTFDRNTMCGAPARTVGWRDPGFIHTGFLKELWPNKVYIYKLGHKLFNGTIIWSEQYQFKSPPFPGQNSVQRVVIFGDMGKAEADGSNEYNNFQPGSLNTTKQIIQDLNDIDIVFHIGDLCYANGYLSQWDQFTAQIEPIASAVPYMTASGNHERDWPGSGSFYGSMDSGGECGVLAQSMFYVPAENREKFWYSIDYGMFRFCIAHTELDWRKGTEQYEFIEKCLSTVDRQKQPWLIFLAHRVLGYSSAGFYAAEGSFEEPMGREDLQVLWQKYKVDIAFYGHVHNYERTCPIYQNICTNKEKNNYIGNLNGTIHVVVGGGGASLAEFAPINTKWSIFKDHDFGFVKLTAFDHSNLLFEYKKSSDGQVYDSFKISRDYRDILACNVDGCSPTTLAS; encoded by the exons ATGATGATGGAGGAGCCTAGAATGGTGTTTATGTGTCTGCTGATTCTTGCAACCTTTCAACAAGTAGTAGTGTCAGATGAGCATCAACCACTCTCTAAAGTTGCCATTCATAATATAATATCTGAGCTTGATCAAAATGCTTATGTCAAAGCCAACCCTAATGTCCTTGGCTTGAAG ggACAAAATACAGAATGGGTTACACTGCAGTACTATAATCCAAAACCAACAATGGATGACTGGATTGGAGTATTTTCTCCAGCAAATTTCAG TGCTTCTACCTGCCCTGCAGAAAATCAATTTACCAGTCCTCCATTGTTCTGTTCTTCCGCACCTATCAAG tatCAGTATGCAAATTTCTCCAGTCCCAATTATAAGAAATCAGGAAAAGGTTACTTGAAGCTTCAGTTGATTAATCAAAGATCAGATTTCTCATTTGCTCTTTTCACAGGTGGCTTGACAAAT CCAAAGCTTGTTACAGTATCAAACAAAGTATCATTCAGCAATCCAAATGCTCCAGTATATCCACGACTAGCACAAGGGAAAACATGGGATGAA ATGACAGTAACATGGACTAGTGGATATGGGATTAATGAAGCTGAGGCTTTTGTTGAATGGGGACCAAAAGGAGGGAAATTCATCCAATCTCCTGCCGGGACACTGACTTTTGACCGCAATACCATGTGCG GTGCACCTGCAAGGACTGTTGGATGGCGTGACCCTGGGTTCATACACACTGGCTTTCTGAAGGAGTTGTGGCCTAACAAAGT GTACATATACAAGCTTGGGCATAAATTGTTTAATGGTACAATAATTTGGAGTGAACAATATCAGTTTAAGTCCCCGCCTTTTCCTGGCCAAAACTCCGTGCAACGTGTAGTCATATTTGGTGATATGGGCAAG GCTGAAGCTGATGGCTCCAATGAGTACAACAATTTCCAACCTGGCTCACTCAACACTACTAAGCAAATTATTCAAGACTTAAACGACATAGATATTGTCTTCCACATTGGTGATTTATGCTATGCTAATGGATACCTTTCACAATGGGACCAGTTTACTGCACAGATTGAGCCAATTGCCTCAGCTGTACCTTATATGACAGCAAG TGGAAACCATGAGCGCGACTGGCCAGGATCTGGATCGTTTTATGGGAGCATGGATTCAGGTGGTGAATGCGGTGTGCTTGCTCAGAGCATGTTTTATGTACCCGCTGAGAATCGTGAAAAATTCTG GTACTCCATAGACTACGGCATGTTCAGATTCTGCATAGCTCACACAGAACTTGATTGGAGAAAAGGGACAGAGCAATATGAGTTCATTGAGAAGTGCCTATCCACTGTTGACAGACAGAAACAGCCATGGCTGATATTTCTTGCACATAGGGTACTTGGTTATTCTTCCGCCGGGTTCTATGCAGCCGAAGGCTCGTTTGAAGAACCAATGGGGAGGGAAGACCTTCAAGTTCTATGGCAAAAGTATAAGGTTGATATAGCCTTCTATGGCCATGTCCATAACTATGAAAGAACATGCCCAATATACCAG AATATCTGCACCAACAAAGAGAAAAACAATTACATAGGCAACTTGAATGGGACAATACATGTAGTAGTTGGAGGAGGAGGAGCATCCCTTGCTGAGTTTGCTCCCATTAACACGAAATGGAGCATCTTCAAAGACCATGACTTCGGATTTGTGAAACTCACAGCATTTGACCATTCAAACCTGTTGTTTGAGTACAAGAAGAGCAGTGATGGCCAAGTTTACGATTCTTTTAAGATATCAAGGGACTATAGAGATATCTTGGCTTGTAATGTTGATGGTTGTTCACCTACAACACTAGCATCTTGA